One window of Mesoplodon densirostris isolate mMesDen1 chromosome 15, mMesDen1 primary haplotype, whole genome shotgun sequence genomic DNA carries:
- the LOC132502512 gene encoding dynactin-associated protein-like: protein MPFQLIQAADIKGNARIEKYFWSSACSTESSRMDRKHGKYVVNIEHSENPAMKENCCNNWSLWKVFLACLLAYVITTAIGILVISLMNNRGNYKSSIVFQLPPQSQGAYGYYSLVHFYYFSTYSDHQVIRTDSYNHLNRIYYLCLVH, encoded by the exons ATGCCATTTCAGTTGATCCA GGCTGCAGATATAAAGGGCAATGCAcgaattgaaaaatatttttggagttCAGCTTGTAGCACTGAAAGCTCAAGAATGGACAGAAAGCATGGAAAATATGTGGTGAATATTGAACACTCTGAAAACCCAGCA ATGAAAGAAAATTGCTGCAATAACTGGTCTCTGTGGAAAGTCTTTTTGGCTTGTCTCTTAGCCTATGTGATAACGACAGCAATTGGCATACTTGTAATAAGCCTGATGAATAATAGGGGAAATTACAAATCCTCCATTGTTTTCCAGCTACCCCCTCAAAGTCAGGGAGCCTATGGTTATTATTCCTTGGTCCACTTCTACTACTTCTCAACCTACAGTGACCACCAGGTCATCAGAACTGACAGCTACAACCACTTAAACAGAATCTACTACCTCTGCCTTGTCCACTGA